A genomic segment from Natronorubrum tibetense GA33 encodes:
- a CDS encoding acyltransferase — MSRFVCGDDCTVDDDVTVGHGEFDAPTRVGDGATIRAGSIVYGDVTIGDEFTTGHDVLVREGTTIGDDVLVGTKTVIDGQTTIGSHVSLQTNVYIPTETTIGDNVFIGPSAALTNDEYPIRTDNGLEGPTIEDGASIGANATLLPGVTIGENAFVAAGSVVTDDVPPDTLAVGTPATLQDLPKPLEGANQIA, encoded by the coding sequence GTGAGCCGGTTCGTCTGTGGAGACGATTGCACGGTCGACGACGACGTGACGGTCGGCCACGGCGAGTTCGATGCGCCGACCCGAGTCGGTGACGGCGCGACGATCAGAGCGGGTTCGATCGTCTACGGCGACGTCACGATCGGCGACGAGTTCACCACGGGTCACGACGTCCTCGTCAGGGAAGGAACGACGATCGGTGACGACGTCCTCGTCGGCACCAAGACCGTCATCGACGGCCAGACGACGATCGGGTCGCACGTCAGTCTGCAGACGAACGTCTACATCCCGACCGAGACGACGATCGGGGACAACGTCTTCATCGGACCGAGCGCTGCGCTGACCAACGACGAGTACCCGATCAGGACCGACAACGGGCTCGAGGGACCGACGATCGAAGACGGCGCGTCGATCGGTGCGAACGCCACGCTGTTGCCCGGCGTCACGATCGGGGAGAACGCCTTCGTCGCGGCCGGATCGGTCGTCACTGACGACGTCCCGCCCGATACGCTCGCCGTCGGCACGCCGGCGACGCTGCAAGACCTTCCGAAACCGCTCGAGGGGGCGAATCAGATCGCATGA
- the glnA gene encoding type I glutamate--ammonia ligase, translated as MTSGNLTTAEEDVLDEIESKDIDFLRLQFTDILGTVKNVSVPARQAEKAFTDGIYFDGSSIEGFVRIQESDMRLVPDPNTFAVLPWRQREDGASARMICDVYDTSTGEPFEGDPRYVLKQAIERANEMGYEINFAPEPEFFMFQEDEDGRATTETADHGGYFDLAPKDLASDVRRDIIYGLEEMGFEIEASHHEVARGQYEINFEYDDALTTADNVGTFRTVVRAIAAQHDLHATFMPKPIPRINGSGMHTHQSLMTEDGENAFHDEDDEFNLSDTAHSYLAGILEHAPAITAVANPTVNSYKRLVPGYEAPVYVAWSDRNRSALVRKPAARVPAASRIELRSPDPSCNPYLAFAVMIHAGLEGIEKGLEAPDPVRENIYEFDEAKREEYGIETLPSNLGEAVDALEADNIVYDALGEHIGPKFVEAKRQEFEDYLVDVSDWELDRYLETF; from the coding sequence ATGACAAGCGGAAACCTGACGACCGCAGAAGAGGACGTCCTAGACGAGATTGAATCGAAAGACATCGACTTCCTGCGGCTCCAGTTCACCGACATCCTGGGGACCGTCAAAAACGTCTCCGTGCCGGCACGGCAGGCGGAAAAGGCGTTTACGGACGGCATCTACTTCGATGGCTCTTCGATCGAAGGCTTCGTCCGCATTCAGGAATCGGACATGCGTCTGGTTCCGGATCCGAACACGTTCGCCGTCCTCCCCTGGAGACAGCGCGAGGACGGCGCCTCGGCCCGAATGATCTGTGATGTCTACGACACTTCGACGGGTGAGCCGTTCGAGGGCGATCCGCGATACGTGCTCAAACAGGCGATCGAGCGAGCCAACGAGATGGGCTACGAGATCAACTTCGCGCCCGAACCCGAGTTCTTCATGTTCCAAGAGGACGAAGACGGTCGCGCGACGACCGAGACCGCCGACCACGGCGGGTACTTCGACCTCGCACCGAAAGACCTCGCCAGCGATGTCCGCCGCGACATCATCTACGGCCTCGAGGAGATGGGCTTCGAGATCGAGGCCAGCCACCACGAGGTCGCCCGCGGCCAGTACGAGATCAACTTCGAGTACGATGACGCGCTGACGACCGCGGACAACGTCGGCACCTTCCGCACCGTCGTCCGCGCCATCGCCGCCCAACACGACCTGCACGCGACGTTCATGCCGAAGCCGATCCCGCGAATCAACGGCTCCGGAATGCACACCCACCAGTCGCTGATGACCGAGGACGGCGAGAACGCGTTCCACGACGAGGACGACGAATTCAACCTCAGCGACACCGCCCACTCCTACCTCGCCGGAATCCTCGAGCACGCGCCGGCGATCACGGCGGTCGCGAACCCGACGGTCAACAGCTACAAGCGCCTGGTTCCGGGCTACGAAGCTCCCGTCTACGTCGCCTGGTCCGATCGCAACCGCTCGGCGCTCGTCCGCAAGCCGGCCGCACGCGTCCCGGCCGCCTCGCGCATCGAACTTCGCTCGCCGGACCCCTCGTGTAACCCCTACCTCGCGTTCGCCGTCATGATCCACGCCGGTCTCGAGGGCATCGAGAAGGGCCTCGAGGCACCCGACCCGGTCCGGGAGAACATCTACGAATTCGACGAGGCAAAACGCGAGGAGTACGGTATCGAGACGCTGCCGTCGAACCTCGGCGAGGCCGTCGACGCCTTAGAGGCGGACAACATCGTCTACGACGCGCTCGGCGAACACATCGGGCCGAAGTTCGTCGAAGCCAAGCGCCAGGAGTTCGAGGACTACCTCGTCGACGTCTCCGACTGGGAACTCGACCGCTACCTCGAGACGTTCTGA
- a CDS encoding PadR family transcriptional regulator: MHDLTGFQRDLLYVIAGADQPSGQTVKDEVEKYYSSEINHGRLYPNLDTLVNKELVEKGQLDRRTNYYAITDDGRERIDERREWEAQYVDF, from the coding sequence ATGCACGATCTGACCGGCTTCCAACGCGACCTCCTGTACGTAATCGCAGGCGCCGATCAGCCTTCAGGCCAGACCGTCAAGGACGAAGTCGAGAAGTACTACAGCTCGGAGATCAATCACGGTCGCCTCTATCCGAACCTCGATACACTCGTCAACAAGGAGCTGGTCGAGAAGGGACAACTCGACAGGCGAACGAACTACTACGCGATTACGGACGACGGTCGAGAGCGAATCGACGAACGTCGTGAGTGGGAAGCACAGTACGTCGACTTCTAG
- a CDS encoding MarR family transcriptional regulator: MRSQKYRPTSAIEPVPDELDSAQAKLVYVFLEATGGATVEELGETLALKKLSILRILNALSSDGLVDRRANEYVVTH; the protein is encoded by the coding sequence ATGCGGTCACAGAAATACCGCCCGACGTCAGCTATCGAACCGGTTCCGGACGAACTCGATTCGGCTCAGGCGAAACTCGTGTACGTCTTCCTTGAGGCCACCGGCGGCGCGACCGTCGAGGAGTTGGGCGAAACGCTGGCGCTGAAGAAACTCTCGATCCTGCGGATCCTGAACGCGCTCTCGAGCGACGGGCTCGTCGATCGACGAGCGAACGAGTACGTCGTCACACACTGA
- a CDS encoding DegT/DnrJ/EryC1/StrS family aminotransferase: MTEPDTDPERAINGESTVETDGGVAESDSTEIEAAENGTSDGESDGSVSIAAPDISSEAIDRVESVLESGMLADGPEVRAFEDEFAAYCGADRAVATSNGTTALHAALEALGLEDGEGVITSPFSFVASANAIRLVGGTPVFADIDPETYTLDPNAVERVLEERDDIVGIMPVHLYGLASDMEGILDIADEHGLFILEDACQSHGAEVDGDRVGALGDAACFSFYPTKNMTTGEGGIITTDRDDVADRAAGYVNHGRDVGDGASYEHIELGHNYRMTSMAGAIGRAQLERLPDFNRARRENAAYYDEQLAELPIETPTEPEGYRHVYHQYTIRTDNREALAATLDEHGVDTAVYYDTPIHRQPAYETVSTAAATLPNAERAAETVLSLPVHPALSDHDRRTVVDAVQDHFHPQ; this comes from the coding sequence ATGACCGAGCCAGATACCGATCCCGAGAGAGCGATCAACGGCGAATCGACGGTAGAGACGGACGGTGGCGTCGCCGAATCCGACTCAACGGAGATCGAAGCGGCCGAAAACGGAACCTCCGACGGCGAATCTGACGGCTCCGTCTCGATCGCAGCCCCCGACATCAGTTCGGAGGCCATCGACCGAGTCGAGTCGGTCCTCGAGAGCGGGATGCTCGCCGACGGCCCCGAAGTGCGAGCCTTCGAGGACGAATTCGCGGCCTACTGCGGTGCCGACCGGGCCGTCGCGACCTCGAACGGGACGACCGCCCTCCACGCCGCGCTCGAGGCACTGGGTCTCGAGGACGGGGAGGGCGTCATCACGTCGCCGTTCTCGTTCGTCGCGAGCGCGAACGCGATCAGACTCGTGGGCGGAACCCCCGTCTTCGCGGACATCGATCCCGAGACGTACACGCTCGATCCGAACGCGGTCGAACGAGTGCTCGAAGAGCGCGACGACATCGTCGGCATCATGCCGGTCCACCTCTACGGGCTGGCATCCGATATGGAGGGAATCCTCGATATCGCGGACGAGCACGGGCTGTTTATTCTCGAGGACGCCTGTCAGTCACACGGCGCTGAGGTGGACGGCGATCGCGTCGGCGCACTCGGCGACGCGGCTTGCTTCTCGTTCTATCCGACCAAGAACATGACGACCGGCGAAGGTGGAATCATCACCACCGACCGGGACGACGTCGCCGATCGAGCCGCGGGCTACGTCAATCACGGCCGAGACGTCGGTGACGGTGCAAGCTACGAGCACATTGAGCTGGGCCACAACTATCGAATGACGAGCATGGCCGGTGCGATCGGTCGCGCCCAGCTCGAGCGACTGCCCGATTTCAATCGCGCCCGTCGAGAAAACGCGGCGTACTACGACGAACAGCTGGCGGAGCTGCCGATCGAGACGCCGACGGAACCCGAGGGGTACCGACACGTCTACCACCAGTACACGATTCGGACGGACAACCGGGAAGCCCTCGCAGCAACGCTCGACGAACACGGCGTCGACACCGCCGTCTACTACGACACGCCGATTCATCGTCAGCCGGCCTACGAGACGGTGAGTACGGCTGCAGCGACGCTGCCGAACGCGGAACGGGCAGCCGAGACGGTCCTCTCGCTTCCCGTCCATCCGGCGCTTTCGGATCACGATCGACGAACCGTCGTCGACGCAGTACAGGACCACTTCCACCCCCAATGA
- a CDS encoding DUF7344 domain-containing protein has protein sequence MSKHELTQAELFDVFSNARRRRAVQYLKRHGGSCDLAPLVEQVAAWENGIDSDDVTRTQRRRVYISLYQTHLPMLEEHGIVDWDPDDHAIDLLPGDDVFEPYLDHRLENQRPWHRLYASVTALGVIGVALSWLSIGPLTATVAPAIALILCLLVLAVSVAQHVSRRPEFDLQLAL, from the coding sequence ATGTCTAAACACGAACTGACGCAAGCCGAACTGTTCGACGTCTTTAGCAACGCCCGGCGACGCCGAGCCGTCCAGTATCTCAAACGACACGGGGGGAGTTGCGATCTCGCCCCGCTGGTCGAGCAGGTCGCCGCCTGGGAGAACGGTATCGATTCGGACGATGTTACGCGCACGCAGCGACGGCGCGTCTACATCTCCCTGTACCAGACCCATTTGCCGATGCTCGAGGAGCACGGCATCGTCGACTGGGATCCGGATGATCACGCCATCGATCTCCTTCCGGGCGACGACGTCTTCGAGCCGTACCTCGATCATCGACTCGAGAATCAGCGCCCATGGCATCGGCTCTACGCGTCGGTCACGGCGTTGGGTGTGATCGGGGTCGCGCTGTCGTGGCTCTCGATCGGCCCCCTGACGGCGACCGTCGCACCGGCGATCGCACTGATCTTGTGCCTGCTCGTTCTCGCGGTTTCAGTCGCCCAGCACGTCTCGCGGCGTCCCGAATTCGACCTGCAACTGGCTCTGTAA
- a CDS encoding nucleotide sugar dehydrogenase, translating into MSRETAGEPGSDDGAETEIDSSSGLYGSSDSTDRQRELLTSGEIPVAVYGLGKMGLPLAGVYAETTGNVMGVDIDPDVVEMINGGESHVIGEPGLGELVDEQVEAGRFEATTDGSEAAANARIHVIIVPTLLDENDDPNLTTVESVVDDIATGLEPGDLVIAESTLPPTSCRDVIQPHLVQESGLEGDEFGLAFCPERTSSGTALRDIRGQYPKVVGGIDGESTRAAAVVYDEISDNDVHPVSDATTAESVKVFEGVYRDVNIGLANELGRLADELGISVREAIETANDLPMCQLHDPGPGVGGHCIPYYPHFLLSQNEEPMDLTRTARQINDEMPAVVVERLERELSETGTDLADASVVVLGITYRPGVEETRASPAIGVIGELADRGASVAGVDPLVDPAEYGARAVGIDDLADESFDAAVIVTPHQAFDEIPWADIEPMVVVDGRDAVDLSGTPHHEYTLGGSVDGRPPTESAESDAVATDGQSLTADGGTTDRPTGANAVGNSSTDGGDDV; encoded by the coding sequence GTGAGCCGGGAGACAGCTGGTGAGCCAGGGTCCGACGACGGCGCCGAAACTGAGATCGACTCGAGCAGTGGCCTCTACGGCTCGAGCGACTCTACGGACCGTCAGCGTGAACTGCTCACGTCAGGTGAGATTCCGGTCGCGGTCTACGGGTTAGGTAAGATGGGACTCCCGCTGGCCGGCGTCTACGCCGAGACGACGGGCAACGTCATGGGCGTCGACATCGATCCCGATGTCGTCGAGATGATCAACGGCGGCGAGAGCCACGTCATCGGCGAACCGGGGCTCGGTGAACTCGTCGACGAGCAGGTCGAAGCCGGTCGATTCGAAGCGACGACCGACGGCTCCGAAGCGGCCGCGAACGCCAGGATCCACGTCATCATCGTCCCGACGCTGCTGGACGAGAACGACGACCCGAACCTGACGACGGTGGAGTCGGTAGTCGACGACATCGCAACCGGTCTCGAGCCGGGTGATCTGGTCATCGCCGAGTCGACGCTGCCGCCGACGAGCTGTCGGGACGTCATCCAGCCCCATCTCGTCCAGGAGAGCGGCCTCGAGGGCGACGAATTCGGGCTCGCGTTCTGTCCGGAGCGGACCTCCTCCGGAACGGCGCTTCGGGACATTCGCGGCCAGTACCCGAAGGTCGTCGGCGGCATCGACGGCGAGAGCACGCGCGCCGCGGCAGTCGTCTACGACGAAATCTCGGACAACGACGTCCACCCGGTCTCGGACGCGACGACCGCGGAGTCCGTCAAAGTGTTCGAGGGCGTCTACCGCGACGTCAACATCGGGCTGGCCAACGAGCTGGGCCGGCTGGCCGACGAACTCGGGATTTCTGTCCGCGAAGCGATCGAGACGGCCAACGACCTCCCGATGTGTCAGCTCCACGACCCGGGACCGGGCGTCGGGGGTCACTGCATCCCCTACTACCCGCACTTCCTGCTCTCGCAAAACGAAGAGCCGATGGATCTCACCCGGACCGCCCGGCAGATCAACGACGAGATGCCGGCGGTCGTCGTGGAGCGACTCGAGCGCGAACTATCGGAAACCGGCACCGACCTCGCGGACGCCTCCGTGGTCGTCCTCGGGATCACCTACCGGCCCGGCGTCGAGGAAACGCGGGCCTCGCCCGCGATCGGCGTCATCGGCGAGTTGGCCGATCGCGGCGCGAGCGTCGCCGGCGTCGATCCGCTCGTCGATCCCGCAGAGTACGGCGCTCGAGCGGTCGGCATCGACGACCTCGCGGACGAGTCCTTCGACGCGGCCGTGATCGTCACGCCCCACCAGGCGTTCGACGAGATTCCGTGGGCCGATATCGAGCCGATGGTCGTCGTCGACGGGCGGGACGCAGTCGACCTCTCGGGAACGCCACACCACGAGTACACGCTCGGCGGGTCGGTGGACGGCCGGCCGCCGACGGAGAGCGCGGAGAGCGACGCGGTGGCGACGGACGGACAGTCGCTCACCGCGGACGGCGGCACGACCGACCGACCGACCGGTGCGAATGCGGTCGGTAACAGTTCTACTGACGGAGGAGACGATGTATAA
- a CDS encoding DUF7563 family protein — MESSTAGARCRNCGTHVTQQFARVFGDNGDIVHGCPACTTYREMQSGNHLPGE, encoded by the coding sequence ATGGAATCGTCGACCGCAGGCGCACGATGTCGCAACTGTGGCACCCACGTAACACAACAGTTCGCACGCGTCTTCGGTGACAACGGAGATATCGTCCACGGCTGTCCGGCCTGTACGACCTATCGCGAGATGCAATCCGGCAATCATCTGCCGGGTGAGTGA
- a CDS encoding glycosyltransferase family 2 protein — MYKGNRIGVVVTAYDEEPFVGTVIETVPDFVDRIYAVDDASPDNSWAVIQQVASRINETAEPRPELAVTDGGEGRRVVPIQHEENRGYGASVKTGYRHAVEDEMDIVAVMNGDGQMDPDILHRIVDPVAEDEADYAKGNRLLDPEDREDMSTFRFVGNAMLTGLSKFASGYWSISDPQNGYTAISREAIEEVDLDSVTDEYGFLNHLLTHLNVNEQRVADVPMTAVYGEEESSIRYVPFIRFVSLLLLRSFIWRLKTRFVVQEFHPSVIFYGAGSAGLAGGAVGLGGSLLRSLRGKDGFTAAMASFATLLIGVVALGIGIWLDADENNDLEVTGYEYSTERTSSEQLPDRR; from the coding sequence ATGTATAAGGGCAACCGAATCGGCGTCGTCGTCACGGCCTACGACGAGGAGCCGTTCGTCGGAACCGTCATCGAGACGGTTCCCGACTTCGTCGACCGTATCTACGCCGTCGACGACGCGTCACCCGACAATAGCTGGGCGGTGATCCAGCAGGTCGCATCGCGAATCAACGAGACTGCCGAACCCAGACCCGAACTCGCCGTCACCGACGGCGGTGAGGGACGGCGCGTCGTCCCGATTCAGCACGAGGAGAACCGGGGTTACGGAGCGTCGGTCAAGACGGGGTACAGACACGCCGTCGAGGACGAAATGGACATCGTCGCCGTGATGAACGGCGACGGACAGATGGATCCCGACATTCTCCATCGAATCGTCGACCCCGTCGCGGAGGACGAAGCCGACTACGCGAAGGGGAACCGCCTCCTCGATCCCGAGGACCGTGAGGATATGTCGACGTTCAGATTCGTCGGCAACGCCATGCTCACCGGGCTTTCGAAGTTCGCCTCGGGATACTGGTCGATTAGTGACCCGCAAAACGGCTACACGGCGATTTCGCGCGAGGCGATCGAGGAGGTCGATCTCGACTCAGTTACGGACGAGTACGGGTTCCTCAACCACCTCCTCACCCACCTCAACGTCAACGAACAGCGCGTTGCAGATGTACCGATGACGGCGGTCTACGGCGAGGAAGAGAGCAGCATTCGATACGTCCCGTTCATTCGGTTCGTGTCGCTGCTGTTGCTCCGGAGTTTTATCTGGCGGCTGAAAACGCGGTTCGTCGTCCAGGAATTCCATCCGAGCGTCATCTTCTACGGCGCCGGCTCCGCCGGACTGGCCGGTGGTGCGGTGGGTCTCGGCGGCTCGCTCCTCCGGAGCCTCCGCGGAAAGGACGGCTTCACCGCCGCGATGGCGTCGTTTGCGACCCTTCTGATCGGGGTCGTCGCACTCGGCATCGGCATCTGGCTCGACGCCGACGAAAACAACGATCTCGAGGTGACTGGCTACGAGTACAGCACCGAACGAACCAGTAGCGAACAGCTGCCGGACCGCCGATAG
- a CDS encoding thioredoxin family protein, which translates to MDDTNRPIRLEDGDDLDAFLADHPVALVECYTSGCSKCQAMEPVLGNVARATGIPVGLVNPGDDLALVDRFEIDSVPTLLCFENGREVGRLAEGFVGADAVVSFLEASVPSAVDTERVDT; encoded by the coding sequence ATGGACGACACGAACAGACCGATCCGCCTCGAGGACGGCGACGACCTCGACGCGTTCCTCGCGGATCACCCCGTCGCGCTCGTGGAGTGTTACACTAGCGGCTGCTCGAAGTGTCAGGCGATGGAGCCGGTGTTGGGGAACGTCGCTCGAGCGACCGGGATTCCCGTCGGGTTGGTGAACCCCGGTGACGATCTCGCCCTGGTCGACCGGTTCGAGATCGATTCGGTCCCGACGCTGTTGTGTTTCGAGAACGGACGGGAGGTCGGACGGTTAGCCGAGGGGTTCGTCGGCGCGGACGCCGTCGTCTCCTTCCTCGAGGCGAGCGTTCCCAGCGCCGTCGATACCGAGAGGGTCGATACCTGA
- a CDS encoding metallophosphoesterase, whose amino-acid sequence MSEESRRPAAARVEPVPGEPAAIATVGSERALLVADYHAGYEAGLRYERGVDVPSNAPERRERLLDVLEASNPDRLVVLGDLMHSIGDPGGAERGELEVLFEAFPPTLGVTVVKGNHDGGIEDWLTPENPSEAAALEFDTDAVTIAPGNGIALGDRAIGVCHGHTWPAPAVLDCDVLCLGHEHPCVRLEDEIGGSRVERTWLRGRIDPAPFLDRPEYEGVSWLADSAVEPPRVVVMPAFNDLVGGTWVNIPNQSFLSPFLPAGLADGEAYLLDGTRLGAYQSV is encoded by the coding sequence ATGTCCGAGGAGTCCCGCCGACCGGCCGCGGCACGCGTCGAACCGGTCCCCGGCGAACCGGCTGCGATTGCTACTGTTGGATCCGAACGCGCCCTGCTCGTCGCCGACTACCACGCGGGTTACGAGGCCGGACTGCGGTACGAACGCGGCGTCGACGTGCCGAGCAACGCCCCCGAGCGCCGTGAGCGACTGCTCGACGTACTCGAGGCGTCCAATCCCGACCGACTCGTCGTCCTCGGGGACCTCATGCACTCCATCGGCGACCCGGGCGGGGCCGAACGCGGCGAACTCGAGGTGCTGTTTGAGGCCTTTCCGCCGACGCTTGGCGTCACGGTCGTCAAGGGCAACCACGACGGCGGGATCGAAGACTGGCTGACCCCCGAGAATCCCAGCGAAGCAGCCGCACTCGAGTTCGACACCGACGCCGTGACGATCGCCCCCGGAAACGGAATCGCGCTCGGGGATCGGGCCATCGGCGTCTGTCACGGTCACACCTGGCCGGCACCGGCGGTGCTCGACTGTGACGTGCTCTGTCTGGGCCACGAACACCCCTGTGTCCGCCTCGAGGACGAGATCGGCGGCAGTCGCGTCGAACGCACGTGGCTCCGGGGACGGATCGATCCAGCGCCGTTTCTCGATCGTCCCGAGTACGAGGGAGTATCGTGGCTTGCGGATTCGGCCGTTGAACCGCCCCGCGTCGTCGTGATGCCGGCGTTCAACGACCTCGTCGGTGGAACCTGGGTAAATATTCCGAACCAGTCGTTCCTCTCGCCGTTTTTGCCCGCGGGACTCGCCGACGGTGAGGCATATCTGCTCGACGGAACGCGACTCGGCGCGTACCAGTCGGTGTAG
- a CDS encoding DUF1616 domain-containing protein, whose translation MSHETSTLTRFGVVREYPVDLAVVSVAALLAYGVATWFQDGSILRLFVTFPLALFLPGYALVSVLFPAGDRSARKTTSASIETRPRGIDIVERLGLSFAMSFAIVPALVIALPFTQWGLATGSIAAALVVVTVILAQLGAVRRLRTPKPERFIVSPAASVSRLRRDESAVATVSSVLLVLAIGLAVGALLIGFLAPLSTGGFSELALYSEDEDGDLVAGGIDDEIEAGESVPVTVSIENQEGEETDYTVIVQEQVIEDGEVVERTELDELETTLEDGTTGTGELEITPTASEGETVRISVLMYEGDAPDEPTNDNADEDTFFWVTAE comes from the coding sequence ATGAGCCACGAAACGAGTACGCTGACGCGATTCGGTGTCGTCCGCGAGTATCCGGTAGATCTCGCAGTCGTCTCAGTCGCCGCACTACTCGCGTACGGAGTGGCCACGTGGTTTCAGGACGGAAGCATCCTCAGACTGTTCGTAACGTTCCCGCTCGCGTTGTTCCTCCCGGGATACGCACTCGTCTCGGTTCTCTTCCCGGCGGGAGACCGTAGCGCGCGGAAAACGACATCGGCGTCGATCGAAACGCGGCCCCGCGGAATCGACATCGTGGAACGACTCGGACTGTCGTTCGCGATGTCGTTCGCGATCGTTCCCGCGCTCGTGATCGCACTGCCGTTTACCCAGTGGGGTCTCGCCACCGGTTCGATCGCGGCTGCACTCGTGGTCGTCACCGTCATTCTGGCACAACTCGGCGCCGTTCGTCGGCTCCGAACACCGAAACCGGAGCGATTCATCGTCTCCCCAGCTGCGTCGGTCTCGAGGCTTCGACGGGACGAAAGCGCCGTCGCAACGGTCTCGTCCGTGTTGCTCGTCCTCGCGATCGGGCTGGCTGTAGGGGCCCTCCTCATCGGGTTTCTTGCCCCGCTCTCGACGGGCGGGTTCAGCGAACTGGCACTGTACAGCGAAGACGAAGACGGCGACTTGGTCGCCGGGGGAATCGACGACGAGATCGAGGCGGGCGAGTCGGTTCCGGTGACCGTCTCGATCGAAAACCAGGAGGGCGAGGAGACCGACTACACGGTCATCGTCCAGGAGCAGGTGATCGAGGACGGTGAGGTCGTCGAACGAACCGAACTCGACGAACTCGAGACGACGCTCGAGGATGGAACGACTGGGACCGGCGAGCTAGAGATCACGCCGACGGCGAGCGAGGGAGAGACGGTCCGTATCAGCGTCCTCATGTACGAGGGTGACGCGCCCGACGAGCCGACGAACGACAACGCCGACGAGGACACCTTCTTCTGGGTGACGGCCGAATAA
- a CDS encoding Gfo/Idh/MocA family protein — MSRTPASRPIRAGVIGVGSMGENHARVYSELQNVDLACITDHDEAIARRVADEYGTEAVEFETALDRCDVVTVAVPTQAHYDVVSNCLAAGLHVLVEKPIAETTEQGRALAEQADREGVVLQVGHIERFNPAVQTVTDLIDDLDVISLEAERLGPPLDRDGLGNVVSDLMVHDIDVVGSMLGSQPESMTAMGAENGQYATTTMQYGDVVASLTASRVTQKKVRKLTVTARECLVEVDYLEQSVLIHRNSYPEYVVDDGKRRYRHESVIERPRVDNGEPLRHELEAFVEAVRTGSEPIVTAEDGIEALETVKAVEELIGEDVHKTEVQVQ; from the coding sequence ATGAGTCGAACACCCGCCTCACGACCGATTCGAGCCGGCGTCATCGGCGTCGGTTCGATGGGCGAAAACCACGCGCGCGTGTATAGTGAACTCCAAAACGTCGATCTCGCCTGCATCACCGATCACGACGAAGCGATCGCGCGGCGTGTCGCGGACGAGTACGGCACCGAGGCAGTCGAATTCGAAACCGCCCTCGATCGCTGTGACGTCGTGACGGTCGCCGTCCCGACGCAGGCACACTACGATGTCGTCTCGAACTGTCTGGCAGCGGGCCTCCACGTCCTCGTCGAAAAGCCGATCGCCGAAACGACCGAGCAAGGGCGAGCGCTGGCGGAGCAGGCGGACAGGGAAGGAGTCGTCCTTCAGGTCGGGCACATCGAACGGTTCAACCCGGCCGTCCAGACGGTAACCGACCTGATCGACGACCTCGACGTCATCAGCCTCGAGGCCGAACGCCTCGGACCGCCGTTAGACCGGGACGGGCTCGGAAACGTCGTCTCGGACCTGATGGTCCACGACATCGACGTCGTCGGCTCCATGCTCGGCTCACAACCAGAATCGATGACTGCGATGGGTGCCGAGAACGGCCAGTACGCCACGACGACGATGCAGTATGGCGACGTCGTCGCCTCGCTAACCGCGAGTCGCGTGACCCAAAAGAAAGTTCGAAAACTCACCGTGACCGCTCGCGAGTGTCTGGTCGAAGTCGACTACCTCGAGCAGTCCGTGCTGATCCACCGGAACTCCTATCCGGAGTACGTCGTCGACGACGGCAAGCGCCGGTACCGACACGAAAGCGTCATCGAACGCCCGCGGGTCGACAACGGCGAACCGCTCCGACACGAACTCGAGGCATTCGTCGAAGCCGTTCGGACCGGCTCCGAACCGATCGTCACCGCCGAGGACGGGATCGAGGCCCTCGAGACGGTCAAGGCGGTCGAGGAACTCATCGGAGAAGACGTCCACAAAACGGAGGTGCAAGTCCAGTGA
- a CDS encoding winged helix-turn-helix domain-containing protein gives MSMQASNTRSEPTPEPSAQLDVLGDECARTILVATSDGPKTAKELTNRTDSSSATVYRRINNLLESDLLSECVRFDDDGSHTTAYEATIETLQVQIGGDGIDVSVSEIKD, from the coding sequence ATGTCAATGCAAGCGAGTAATACGCGATCCGAACCGACGCCAGAACCGTCCGCCCAACTCGACGTCCTCGGGGACGAGTGTGCGCGAACGATCCTCGTCGCAACGAGTGACGGACCGAAGACGGCGAAAGAACTGACCAACCGAACGGACAGTTCGTCGGCAACGGTGTATCGACGAATCAACAACCTCCTCGAGAGTGACCTCCTCTCGGAGTGCGTTCGGTTCGACGACGACGGCTCGCACACGACCGCGTACGAGGCGACAATCGAGACGCTACAGGTCCAAATCGGCGGGGACGGGATCGACGTCTCGGTGTCGGAGATCAAAGACTAA